A genomic segment from Ornithorhynchus anatinus isolate Pmale09 chromosome 16, mOrnAna1.pri.v4, whole genome shotgun sequence encodes:
- the SLFNL1 gene encoding schlafen-like protein 1 — protein MEGAAGRGRGRGGEETGGPPAQESRPSPEPPTRPCTLFVGNLNPQFPRTVLAGALQVGLEEPRPERVDVEVVRRSRLAYAMVRVRLPPGETPAALAKQLQAAAEERPILQELAERGKVLVVSESWRGVHEPQGGRGLGRARPEGSVPLPTVRGPAAEVGGAGPRPPGPLAGTRSDSAIVRQEIVGQERLFLGSNLGCETRNVEFKRGGGGYLGRTLKHHVRRYACAFLNGEGGSLLVGVEDGGRVQGVSCGPRDEDRVRLLVDAVLKGFRPQVFPDAYALHFIPVVQPGAPGPTGAPLKVIRLSVHTPRPQTEPLLYETDLGEVYLRREGSVQGPLTGSAIQEWCRQRWTAELDKLQGRLRALAAEKEDLQQQSQQPQSQQPQSQQPQSQQSQSQQSQSQQSQSQQSRQQRRPCSHFCCVL, from the exons ATGGAgggggctgcggggcgggggcgggggcggggcggcgaggAGACCGGGGGGCCCCCAGCCCAGGAATCCCGCCCCTCGCCGGAGCCCCCTACCCGGCCTTGCACCTTGTTTGTGGGGAACCTGAACCCTCAGTTCCCGCGGACCGTTTTGGCCGGGGCGCTGCAGGTCGGGCTGGAGGAGCCGAGGCCGGAGCGGGTCGACGTGGAGGTGGTGCGGCGCTCCCGCCTGGCCTACGCTATGGTGCGGGTGCGGCTGCCCCCCGGGGAGACCCCGGCGGCGCTGGCGAAGCAGCTGCAggcggcggccgaggagcggcccATTCTGCAGGAGCTGGCGGAGCGCGGGAAAGTCCTGGTGGTCAGCGAGAGCTGGCGGGGGGTTCACGAACCCCAAGGCGGCAGAGGACTAGGCCGTGCCAGGCCTGAGGGCAGCGTACCGCTTCCGACGGTTCGAGGCCCcgcggcagaggtgggaggggccggc ccccggccgccgggcccgcTGGCGGGCACGCGCTCGGACAGCGCCATCGTGCGGCAGGAGATCGTGGGGCAGGAGCGCCTCTTCCTGGGCTCCAACCTGGGCTGCGAGACGCGCAACGTGGAGTTCAAGCGCGGCGGGGGCGGCTACCTGGGCCGCACGCTGAAGCATCACGTGCGGCGCTACGCTTGCGCCTTCCTCAACGGCGAGGGCGGCAGCCTGCTGGTGGGCGTGGAGGACGGCGGACGCGTGCAGGGCGTGTCCTGCGGCCCCCGCGACGAGGACCGCGTGCGCCTCCTGGTGGACGCCGTCCTCAAGGGCTTCAGGCCGCAGGTCTTCCCGGACGCCTACGCGCTCCACTTCATCCCGGTGGTCCAGCCCGGGGCCCCCGGACCGACCGGCGCCCCCCTCAAGGTCATCCGGCTGAGCGTCCACACCCCCCGGCCTCAGACCGAGCCGCTGCTCTACGAGACGGACCTGGGGGAGGTGTACCTGCGCCGCGAGGGCAGCGTCCAGGGCCCGCTGACGGGATCCGCCATCCAGGAGTGGTGCCggcag AGGTGGACTGCCGAACTGGACAAGCTGCAGGGGAGGCTCAGGGCCCTGGCGGCGGAGAAGGAAGACCTTCAGCAGCAGTCCCAGCAGCCGCAGTCCCAGCAGCCGCAGTCCCAGCAGCCGCAGTCCCAGCAGTCCCAGTCccaacagtcccagtcccaacagtcccagtcccaacaGTCCCGGCAGCAGCGCCGACCATGCTCCCACTTCTGCTGCGTCCTATGA